TAAAACCTATAGTTCAGTAATAGCTAAGGAAAACATTTATAATATAAATGCttaatttttaataataattaaaaaaaaatatgatttgATGAAAATTACATTTCGTGATCTGGAAAGAGTTTCCAGATTTCACCACGCAGCATTCATCAGGGTTGGTAGAAAGCCCAGGTTTCTACTTAAAGCCCCATGGGTTAGGGCGGGTTAGTCTAGGGTTAGTTTTTTATCTATTTACTCAATAGATACAaaattgaaaattaaatttattagaAATAACTACATTGGCACATATATTAAAGCAAAGTTTTTGTTAACCAAcccaactttaaactaaaaaatctgGCCCAGATGGGATAGTGGATTGCTacctcaccaaccaccactacctccctGATATTGCTACCTCtccaaccaccactacctccctGATATTGCTacctcaccaaccaccactacctccctGATATTGCTacctcaccaaccaccactacctccctGATATTGCTacctcaccaaccaccactacctccctGATATTGCTacctcaccaaccaccactacctccctGATATTGCTacctcaccaaccaccactacctccctGATATTGCTacctcaccaaccaccactacctccctGATATTGCTACCTCtccaaccaccactacctccctGATATTGCTacctcaccaaccaccactacctccctGATATTGCTacctcaccaaccaccactacctccctGATATTGCTacctcaccaaccaccactacctccctGATATTGCTacctcaccaaccaccactacctccctGATATTGCTacctcaccaaccaccactacctccctGATATTGCTacctcaccaaccaccactacctccctGATATTGCTacctcaccaaccaccactacctccctGATATTGCTacctcaccaaccaccactacctccctGATATTGCTacctcaccaaccaccactacctccctGATATTGCTacctcaccaaccaccactacctccctGATATTGCtacctcactaaccacaccacacccctacgcaatcgaatattttaaattcaaatcccgGAGAGAAAATCCCGTAGGTGAATTTGGTCAGTTATTAAGAGGGATCTGTTATAGGGAGGTTCCAATTTGGGAAGATGCACTGTAATATATTAGTAAAGATATTACTTATTATAACCTCACAACAAAAGAATCTCTCACAAAGCTTCCCCATggacaaataaaaaaaaggaatTACTCCCATGAGGCAATGTCTATCTGCAACATTAATTCTGGCAAATCATATCCTCACCACATGCCAAAATTATTGTCAATAATATGATATGAACATGTAATAAAATAATGCTAGACAATTCAATATCATATCTAAAATTTATTAGTCTTCATATATTTCATTCAATATAAACAGACATAATTTGTGCTGAATGACCTATGATGTTTCACACATGGTCAGTCTAACAATCCATCCAAAAGGTAACCGTAAAAGGGATATTTATTCATACAAGTGGGTCTTGAAAGTTTAAAAAAAAGCTTAATAATAAAGTATGAAATTCCTAGTGGATAATCCATAGTACTAGACTGACTTTGAAGATTTTTTAATTTAATATGTTAAATTTGAAGTGAATTGACTAACAGCAAGAAACTTACCGGCTGAAAGCCAGAGGGTCCAGCGAAGGCGTGATGGTATGAGGCAGAAGTACCTGCTAGGGCACTAGAGGCAGCTTGTTGTAAGAACTCGGGTAGATCATTACTTAAGTCCCCTCCTAGGTCACCTCCACTATCTTCCTCTTTGTAACCATCTCCACTCATGTTATATGAATCACGGTTGACATCTCCTGTATCATCTTCCTCCATTTCTACTTTAACAAAAGTGGGTGTTTCTTCCCCTCTATATTGATtagattgttgttgctgttgttcagGTAAGGGCTGTGATGATGAAATAGATGGTTGAGACGATGATTGATGTGTCAATTGTTGTGAGGACTGATGAGATGGTATATGAGAAGCAACAGGAGACTCCGCCGGCGAAGAGTGGGGACGGTTATCACGATCGTCAGTAACATGAGACTCCTGAGATGTTCTAAGAGGGGAAGGGCTTAACCGTTGGCTACCAGGGCTCTTTGgtcttggaggtggtggtggtggtgtgtgcagaCCACTCTGTGGTGGAGGGGGCGGTCTAACATCCTCCCTACCATCTTCACCTTCATCTCTGCGTTTTCTTTTCGATGGTGGGCTTCCATTGCCACCATCTCGTCTGGAAGGGTCAGACCGAGATGGCACCGACATGGCACCTTTCTTAGGAGGTTCATCGTCAGGTACTGCAAGGCCTTTAATTCTCAAATTTTCTGCTGCCTTAATTAAAGAAGCTAAGTCACTTTGTCGCACATTCACTTCACCAAGGTACATATAATCTAGCAAGGCCTCTAGGTCCTCACTTTTTATATCTTTTAACACTATAACAGGGCTCTTGCAAGCAGTCTTGTCAAACATGGCACAGAAGTAATCACTACACGTTGAAAGCACCAACTTGTGCACACTGTAGAATTTGCCATCACATGCCAGAGTGACATCCGTATACGCTTGCTGGAAAAGAAAGATTTTACTGTTAAGAGATAAAAAGAACCGATTTCAAATAAATTTCATACCGCTCCAAATATTAAATTCATGCTCATTTTCCTATTTACATGTGCTTCTGCAAATACATATTCATGTAAATCCATGTGGTGTTCTGCCTGTAACAAAAGCAAACACTGTTTTGTGTACATTGAAAGGACACCAGGTAAAGTCATTTGGTCCATGGAGAGTTGTGCTGTAATGTTGCCGACTCTCCTTATAGACATGATGAATTTGTTAATGTTTGTGTATTTCCTGCTTTATATCTGTTAAGGGACGGATTacgaaaatatgcaataaatgaaaactggttcaatttcaaacttttttgacgagttgtatataaAATTGGGTTcaactggtccaagtctcagcatcgtagcataaataggaagggagaaaaaaaatttgaattatgtgtcaaaattttccaaaatggtaaaaaattaacATGAAACACGTGTCAATTGAAATCATGCCTAtgactatcacaatagcatataataaagtattttaagctatcacaatagcatataataaagtattttaagctatcacattagcatataataaagtatttAACAATTGAGTTTTATGCCCAAAACAATTTTCAAacaaaaaaaatgattttttttctcgaatttttctcattttttatcagctgatttgcatgaaacttatacatctTACAGAATATAAGCCTTTCAGTAAGAGtgcaaattttggaggaaattggttgaaatCAACCACAGGTGGCAGAATGTTTGATCTTATTTATTGTCAAGTAACAAAATTAGCTCTCCTCTTTCATTTTTTTCAATTTAATGAAATTTACATCTTATATGTAGAGTTGACGTCTCTACAAACTTTATAAAACACTTTATTCCtatgttcatttattgattttataaatatttgcaaacatgaaatattggcataTATTTTTGGGGAACTTGGGACTTTGGACTTTTTGGGACTACttgcattagtaaaactaaaaatattttggataatcCTTTTTATAAAAATCCTTTAATATGTGCTAATAAGATAGacgagtgtcatagaaatgatttcatttgaaaaTTGTGGTTGCAGAGTATTATTGAATGTGTAAAATTCACTGAAAAAAAATCCCTTCCTTTCTGTTTAGGGTGCGATACTGAAACAGAACAGTTGCAGCCCTtcttatatacaactagtaaaaaaagTTTGGTTTATATTAAACATTTCAAAATAATGTAATAAACCCCTTTATCAAGGTGGTATAACTATTACAGTATTTACAAAGATTATTTCATTGATCTGTGATTAAACAGTACATGTAATTAATCTGCAAGTGACTAAAGAAATTATTCATTATAAAATTTATTCTATTTTGTcattcagtcttggaaattgaatctattattcattttatttctaacaagagaaatggacCATGTAGTCAAATTTGGTCTTTCCATTCCCTCCTCCCAAATTACAAAAACACTTGGCTGTAGCAGTTTTGATCAGTAAATGAGTTAAATATTTAAGTTTAACAAACAGAACTTTAATTTTTATAATAAGTAATAAAAGCTTCATATCAGTAGGAAGATGCTTTCTTGaaaaattttaaatataaattaatggaGCTATATTGCTCGTCATAAACCTTGCACTGTTCTGCAAAATctgaagtacagtactgtacttaaagTTTGAGTCGGTACAATGAGGCTTTCTTCATTTATTAATGGAAAGTTGGCAATAGTTAATAAAATTAACATGACAAAAACCACACCATTAAAAACTCCTATTGAAGATACTTATaacaaatatgaaaataaaaagtCATAGTAGAACACATTTTTAATAAAGCAACTTTGGTAGACCTGTAAACACAAtaccatacatatatacatacatacaacagAAAATTGAAGACATCTTACCTTGTCCCTGAGCACACCCAAAATGTGAAGAAACGTGGAACGATGATTGTTCCACTTTAAGGAAAGTAGCTCCTCCATGTTAACCTGAAAAAATAAAATGCTGAAACAAAGCACAATTTCAACAAAATACATCAATTGCTAAAGATAATGAAGTAAACACAAATTTACAAACCATCCCATCCTGCTGCTATTCTATCCTTAGGCAGAACAGTACCCTTACTTTAGATTTTATGAATCCATCATATGTGActaaagaataaaggtaactgcagaaggcctatttgcccatacgagAAAACACAAAACATAACATATTTAAGATCAATTCCTGGCTTTCTAAAAACAAACCATTCAAATATAACAAAGACACGATGACAAATCAAAAAAACCTCAGCTATAATGACAAAATTATATGAGGCTCTAGATCTATTGGCCTAAGGAAGGCAGCTCATAATtatacccactcactcactcatataCATACCTAACTTGTTTGGAacaatccaccaagcctgtacctACAGTAATACATTACCCAGTAATTTCTTCTATACAGTATATCAACAACCCCACTTACAAATCAGTATACACAATGTATACCAATGTATACCACCTCAGTGTATACAATGAAATCTCAATAACATGATGTATCTAAAAGAAGATCTTTGAAACAAGGCAGTGGAATTGTCAGTCCTGGATTACTCCAGGTGTAAGATGTGTAAAAGTAACAAACCAGAGTTGGCCCCAACTCTCAAGAAATTTGGAGGCACTCTACTCCAAAGATTTTCTCATTTACCAAGGTGTTTTCTGAATCTAAGATTGTTTAATTTGTGTTGAACTGTTCTGGGTGTTGAAATCAGagtttatatacagtatttagcaTCCTATTAATACAGTAGGGTTTATGTAATTCTAAGAATCACTGTTTTGTTAACCACTGAATTAGATACCACTGTTAAGATAAAATTATATTTCCTTTTGCAGAGGTAATTGAGGACAGCACACTAGGCCAGTATAACTACAGTATATAATTTTTGGCAGGCAAGAAAAAAAATCACTAATCAGCTGCCTCTTCAACCAGCCTAACTTCATCTTATGAGTGAATTAGccctgaaaataaacaaaaacatgTTTGATATGAAATGGTAGACTAATCTGACCTAAAGAATTGCATACACAAATATTATTCAGAAAAAAcactaagtaaaaaaaaaaattgtctgctATTGGACCTCATCTTCAAACTGATTAGCAGAGCACATTCCCTATGCCAAAGAGATCAGTCTCTCAATCTGGCAGTAATAAGAATGCAACACACAAATTATAAGGATTAAGCCAGcccaggaccttcaaccagtgaagcctcacaCCAGCCCAgggccttcaaccagtgaagcctcacaaGCCAGCgcaggaccttcaaccagtgaggcctcacaagccagcccaggaccttcaaccagtgaagcctcacaCCAGCccgggaccttcaaccagtgaggcctcacaagccagcccaggaccttcaaccagtgaagcctcacaaGCCAGCgcaggaccttcaaccagtgaagcctcacaaGCCAGCgcaggaccttcaaccagtgaggcctcacaagccagCCCagggccttcaaccagtgaggcctcacaagccagcccaggaccttcaaccagtgaggcctcacaagccagcccaggaccttcaaccagtgaagcctcacaaGCCAGCCCAgggccttcaaccagtgaagcctcacaaGCCAGCgcaggaccttcaaccagtgaggcctcacaagccagcccaggaccttcaaccagtgaagcctcacaaGCCAGCgcaggaccttcaaccagtgaagcctcacaaGCCAGCgcaggaccttcaaccagtgaggcctcacaagccagCCCAgggccttcaaccagtgaagcctcacaCCAGCCCAgggccttcaaccagtgaagcctcacaaGCCAGCgcaggaccttcaaccagtgaggcctcacaagccagcccaggaccttcaaccagtgaagcctcacaaGCCAGCgcaggaccttcaaccagtgaggcctcacaagccagcccaggaccttcaaccagtgaggccccaCAAGCCAGcccaggaccttcaaccagtgaggcctcacaagccagcccaggaccttcaaccagtgaggcctcacaagccagcccaggaccttcaaccagtaAAGCCTCACAAGCCAGCctgggaccttcaaccagtgaagcctcacaaGCCAGcccaggaccttcaaccagtaAAGCCTCACAAGCCAGCctgggaccttcaaccagtgaagcctcacaaGCCAGTccaggaccttcaaccagtaAAGCCTCACAAGCCAGCctgggaccttcaaccagtgaagcctcacaaGCCAGCctgggaccttcaaccagtgaagcctcacaaGCCAGCctgggaccttcaaccagtgaagcctcacaaGCCAGCctgggaccttcaaccagtgaagcctcacaaGCCAGcccaggaccttcaaccagtgaagcctcacaaGCCAGCccgggaccttcaaccagtgaagccagcccaggaccttcaaccagtgaagcatgccgaggaccttcaaccagtgaagccagcccaggaccttcaaccagtgaagcctcacaaGCCAGCccgggaccttcaaccagtgaagccagcccaggaccttcaaccagtgaagcacgccgaggaccttcaaccagtgaagccagcccaggaccttcaaccagtgaagcctcacaaGCCAGcccaggaccttcaaccagtaAAGCCTCACAAGCCAGcccaggaccttcaaccagtgaagcctcacaaGCCAAcccaggaccttcaaccagtgaagcctcacaaGCCAGCttgggaccttcaaccagtgaagcctcacaaGCCAGCCCAGGACCTTCAGCCAGTGAAGCCTCACAAGCAAGtaaaggaccttcaaccagtgaggcctcacaagccagcccaggaccttcaaccagtgaagcctcacaaGCCAGcccaggaccttcaaccagtgaagcctcacaaGCAAGTAAAGGACCtttaaccagtgaggcctcacaagccagcccaggaccttcaaccagtgaagcctcacaaGCCAGCCCAGGACCTTTAACCAGTAAAGCCTCACAAGCAAGtaaaggaccttcaaccagtgaggcctcacaagccaaCAAACAAATTTCCACCAGTGAAGCCTCACAAGCCAGcccaggaccttcaaccagtgaggcctcacaagccagcccaggaccttcaaccagtgaagcctcacaaGCCAGcccaggaccttcaaccagtgaagcctcacaaGCCAGcccaggaccttcaaccagtgaagcctcacaaGCCAGcccaggaccttcaaccagtgaggctttagCATTTCCATATAATTCGGATAAGCGAGATTATACGGTACATCATGCAGACTCACGGCATTGTGAACTGTTTGGAGAATATAATACAAGATAATACAATAACATGTTAACAAAATGTCACTTAGACAGCAGGTAGTTTGCATAAGGATTTTTGAAGCACATTGAAGTTACACTAAATgattacaacatacaaaataatgcATTTAAACAAGACTTCATAGGCAAACCTACGTTTATGCAAATACCTGTGCACCAAGTTACTGTAGCCCATACCAGTTGTgctttgtatttatatatttatatataacccaATTGCTGTTCAAGCACCTGGTTTCACACTTGAGTGCTGCTATTTAGAGCACTTTAGTCCTGAAATATTTGAAAGTTAAATATTTGTAAAGTGCTAAAATTAAATTAGTCCAACTTCCCTACAAATCAATCTATAACAATGCCCGCATAAGACTAAGATAATATACAGTACAATTGATTTTGAATGCACTGTAAACTCGCCCCTAAAGATTTATTATGTAGCATCTATTCAACCAATATTCCTATTAAACAAAGATTCCTCCTTCCGCCATCAATAGTTTACCATCAAATATTATCAACCAAATGAACAGCGTACCGGAAAAACATTTCCTATTTCGAAAATCATTATCAAAATAGTGGTTATCCCGGTAAATGTGAGCAAGGTAACGTCAGTGTTGAGAGGACCCCGAGGGAAGTCCGCCTGGCTCTTATGTCCACCACAATACAATCATAACTACACTACAACAATCATTATAACCACTACAATATATCAAGAAATATGCTCCATAAAGACTAATTGAGTAGTATAAGCGTCTAGAgtaggagagtgagggagtgtcagGCGGGCGTGAGGCGGCCCGTGTCGGGGGCGGTCCACCTCAGCCTCCACCCCCAAGCATCTACCATCATAAcacgcttctctctctctacgtTACAAGTTCCCCGCATCATTAACAGCATCGCGACAGCTACAAGACAAGTCTTACAATACCTGACAACAAAAGAGTCGCGCGGGAGACCTAGAAATGGCTAAAAACTAACCTTCTAGGACTAGACGCTGGACTCCATCACATGGACACTTCGGCCATTTTCTTCCCCGCTCCCGCTCGCGTCGCCGCCGGTGTTGCCAACCCCGGCCGCCCGCTCGCTCATTCCGCTACATTACTATTTTCTCCTCTCTTACCTTCAATACTATACAATTACGATAATGAATAAGTCAAGTAAAACAGTTTCAAGATATTCAAGTTATATATAATGCTAAAATGTCTGCGTTACACAGATCGGAAAAGAAATTGCTCCATAATTGAAGGTGAATGAACGTTCATTCAAAATTATATTGATCCGGAAGGCGAAAATGGAGGAACAACTGAGAGTTCACTGGCTACTATAATATGTTTGGGGAACATAAGCCACTCTTTGTATTACATGTTCAGTCACATAATCTGATAACATGCTGCAGAAGAAACCTTTACCCGGCATCATATGTCATATGCCAAGTTCCTCATTTGGAAATTTCTGGAGCCGGTCTTTGTGTTGAATGTAGGATTGAACAGTGGAAGAATACAAAAATTTTGAAGAAGCCAATCCTCCAGTTGTCACGTTACAAAAATTttatactaaattgcccgaatctAACCTAATCGAGAACCCACGcaaagaaaacttttttttttttagctactATGATATGGTGAACCCCAGGGAACAACACACCCCGCTTTTCACATGCGatatggcctgggttcgtatcctggccggggaggattgactatcttcttgaggttatgttgagaagatttcggggcttagcgtcccagtggcccggtcctcgaccaggcctcctttctagacaaactgaaggaatggtccaacaaatggctactaaagttcaacccaagtaaatgtaaggtactgAAACTAGGAGgctagacactggataccgaatgggagatgaagtccttcacgaaacggacagagaaagatctaggagttgatatcacgccaaacctgtctcctgaagctcacatgaaaagaataacatcagcggcctatgcaaggctggctaacatcacaactattttcagaaacctgtgtaaggaatccttcagaaccttgtataccacatatgtaaggccaatcctggagtatgcagccccagcatggagcctgtaccttgtcaagcacaagacgaagctggaaaaaggttagaggtatgccactaggctagtcccagaactaagaggcatgagttatgaggaaaggctacgtgaactgcacctcacgtcgctggaagacagaagagttcgagGAGACATgagcaccacatacaaaattctcaggcgaattgacaaggtggacaaagatgGATTATATAACACGAGTGGTAcactcacaaggggacacaggtgaaagcggagttcccaaatgagccacagagacattagaaagaactttttcagtgccagagtagttagtaaatggaatgcactaggaagtgacgtggtggaggctgactccatacacagtttcaaatgtagatatgatagagtccagtaggctcaggaatctgtacaccagttgattgacagctgagaggcaggaccaaagagctttGGCTCAACCGGCCGGCCGGTTGAGTTGGGCTCAAGGGTCTGGGTACCTCATTTTCGATTCAGATGTCCACTCCACCACACGCTTGTGTGGTGGAGTGCATCCCTGCCTGCTGGtgccccccatcccccccgtcgGGATGGACCCAGCGGTCTACGGACTTCATGCATCGATTTTACCAAAGATTTCTAATTACCACCCTTAATTCAATTTAATGTGAAAGTACATTGTTGGATGAAGAATTTATTTTGCCACCATGCCTGAGTTTCCTTATGCTAACGCCCCCATTTCCACAGAATCGTCAAGGCGGGGACACCCCTGCCCTCTGGGACAAGGAAGAGAGTGCGACCCACGGCTACGCGGGGATGCAGCGTGCCGGGGCGTGAAAAACAACATGCGCGCCCGTGTCGATGGACGCATGTTGAGTTGGACTCctcggttgttgttgttgttttagattcagctactcagaacaataagttccagtagcacggggtatggtgagcccgtaagtggaggctctttggagccattatctgtatcagtggccgatactagagatctggcgatggatgggggtcttcatgatggtttttagcctggagggctggctataccagttatggagttgGTGggattagtgtagacctctaggttttccgttttttctttgtcggcgtctttggctgagcagtgctgtcgttggagttagGCGACGTGGCCTACATGAGGatgtcttgaaccgtgtaggtgtcgtatttgtgatgcggcggtggagctcatactatgatttcctcgtctgaggagtccgtaacctccgttgtgggcgtttttgtctttcgcctcgcagactTAGGTAGCTTTAGGTGACGTtaattggtggttgtagctatttcaggagcgctggtggtgctgttatcgtttgtagacaacaagtctgctagcgcggctgctgagatagtgatggtaggagtgttgggagctggtgaaggaattacctctgtttgtgtcgcccgggtcatgggcggttctggagtcggtgttgaagttgaccacctggtcgtcctggtggtagtctccggagtggtagaggaggcagtgagatttacgctagtggctatgatgggggccaggccattgtctatgtataatgcgtttagttcactgacaaagcgctggttgtctggtcctgcaagcctttccgctaatctaataagaccagggataatgccagcaCGTGATGCAGGGCATCAGTTATGAAGCGAAGGAGTGaagtgaaggagcctgtgggacccaatgagaaggctgtgtcgcctgctgggaggagccacatgttggtaagactggaaagtcttctggtcgattagtgagagctaaggtggtatgttgaacgcttggggctctggtcgaggaggtagaagggttgtttctcttggcttcaacctgggccttgatgctttcctgtctgcgggggcagcggtaggaaattgcgaggtgattgccatcacagagcaagcagtgatggactgttgccttgcatatggagtagtgatggtccagtgcgcacaagCTACACCTCTGGACAGGGTCCTGACACTtattggtcgggtgggagagctcgtagcacttaaagcactgctggatctcatggtatcgttcctttcttatttggtggggtggtatttttaggccgaagcagtagaatccttgtgtggtagcctgggtggccgcagctatggtggtgaacgtaatcttccttgatgttttgtcggtgttgcagaactctaggttgaataccgacaggtttggattttcgtcctcgatattgtccatgatatgatgttgaagtcggtcagcgatccactggctggtcctgctggtaaaaacagttcttctggCCAGGAActaacgtgggaagtgaggatgtaggtggtgttctttgcgaagaatggcatcgttagtgacgagtttttctagctcctcttcacatgaaaagaagagcacgatatcttcaccttcctgactaatgtcagcgggttcgaggccagttacgtccttcaggaccttcaaAGTATTGCTTCTCCCGATGAGCctgaccgtcaagtggagtcgctctgaccttaagaagtttgggtcgcattgtgaccacactgctccttgtgatgtgttggcgggagatgtctcccctgtCTGGCTGGATTCCTCGGTCTCGGTATCTCAATTCATGAGTCTGATGTCCTCAGAGGTCCTCTCTGATATCCTCTGACTCCGATGTCCTCTCCACCACACGCATGTACGATGGAATGCGCCCTGCcggtgccttccccccccccttccccccgtcgGGATGGACTCGGTGGTCTACGGTCTGCTTATATACTTTGTATATACACGtggtagcctcggctaccatcgtcttttgtatGGTAACTgacggtcgagcggttaaggtaccgtgtacaccagttgcattgtgctcctggctgtctgggttcaagtcacttctgggatgtggagttttcattcgcatgtatgcttggggaccattca
The DNA window shown above is from Procambarus clarkii isolate CNS0578487 chromosome 82, FALCON_Pclarkii_2.0, whole genome shotgun sequence and carries:
- the LOC123764392 gene encoding longitudinals lacking protein, isoforms H/M/V isoform X28, with the translated sequence MEELLSLKWNNHRSTFLHILGVLRDKQAYTDVTLACDGKFYSVHKLVLSTCSDYFCAMFDKTACKSPVIVLKDIKSEDLEALLDYMYLGEVNVRQSDLASLIKAAENLRIKGLAVPDDEPPKKGAMSVPSRSDPSRRDGGNGSPPSKRKRRDEGEDGREDVRPPPPPQSGLHTPPPPPPRPKSPGSQRLSPSPLRTSQESHVTDDRDNRPHSSPAESPVASHIPSHQSSQQLTHQSSSQPSISSSQPLPEQQQQQSNQYRGEETPTFVKVEMEEDDTGDVNRDSYNMSGDGYKEEDSGGDLGGDLSNDLPEFLQQAASSALAGTSASYHHAFAGPSGFQPDVSGWQGDSQSLPGSFSGLGFQPSTQDNPPGAGVGVAVTEASLSSGSFADFQCPACGRCFARHWHLKRHLATHLAIKPFRCPYCPHASNIKDNLKLHIRKIHPGEPIPGERGRPDQ
- the LOC123764392 gene encoding broad-complex core protein isoforms 1/2/3/4/5 isoform X14 is translated as MEELLSLKWNNHRSTFLHILGVLRDKQAYTDVTLACDGKFYSVHKLVLSTCSDYFCAMFDKTACKSPVIVLKDIKSEDLEALLDYMYLGEVNVRQSDLASLIKAAENLRIKGLAVPDDEPPKKGAMSVPSRSDPSRRDGGNGSPPSKRKRRDEGEDGREDVRPPPPPQSGLHTPPPPPPRPKSPGSQRLSPSPLRTSQESHVTDDRDNRPHSSPAESPVASHIPSHQSSQQLTHQSSSQPSISSSQPLPEQQQQQSNQYRGEETPTFVKVEMEEDDTGDVNRDSYNMSGDGYKEEDSGGDLGGDLSNDLPEFLQQAASSALAGTSASYHHAFAGPSGFQPDVSGWQGDSQSLPGSFSGLGFQPSTQDNPPGGSGGVVAAAMAMVMCCVCGRVFRGRNRHQNLSTHMRIHTGETPFPCPHCPYRAKRKAHLQMHLERIHSPRPAASTWRDNHPPSAHHLTPPHLPASLSLAPPHSPPSNPDPQLPPSTSPQQPKP
- the LOC123764392 gene encoding longitudinals lacking protein, isoforms H/M/V isoform X23 is translated as MEELLSLKWNNHRSTFLHILGVLRDKQAYTDVTLACDGKFYSVHKLVLSTCSDYFCAMFDKTACKSPVIVLKDIKSEDLEALLDYMYLGEVNVRQSDLASLIKAAENLRIKGLAVPDDEPPKKGAMSVPSRSDPSRRDGGNGSPPSKRKRRDEGEDGREDVRPPPPPQSGLHTPPPPPPRPKSPGSQRLSPSPLRTSQESHVTDDRDNRPHSSPAESPVASHIPSHQSSQQLTHQSSSQPSISSSQPLPEQQQQQSNQYRGEETPTFVKVEMEEDDTGDVNRDSYNMSGDGYKEEDSGGDLGGDLSNDLPEFLQQAASSALAGTSASYHHAFAGPSGFQPDVSGWQGDSQSLPGSFSGLGFQPSTQDNPPGGTVMAEEVASGMPFQCPACGRCFARHWHLKRHLATHLAVKPFRCPYCPHAASIKDKLKQHIRKIHPGEEVPADFEAIPHEGDALETRQSST
- the LOC123764392 gene encoding protein bric-a-brac 1 isoform X4: MEELLSLKWNNHRSTFLHILGVLRDKQAYTDVTLACDGKFYSVHKLVLSTCSDYFCAMFDKTACKSPVIVLKDIKSEDLEALLDYMYLGEVNVRQSDLASLIKAAENLRIKGLAVPDDEPPKKGAMSVPSRSDPSRRDGGNGSPPSKRKRRDEGEDGREDVRPPPPPQSGLHTPPPPPPRPKSPGSQRLSPSPLRTSQESHVTDDRDNRPHSSPAESPVASHIPSHQSSQQLTHQSSSQPSISSSQPLPEQQQQQSNQYRGEETPTFVKVEMEEDDTGDVNRDSYNMSGDGYKEEDSGGDLGGDLSNDLPEFLQQAASSALAGTSASYHHAFAGPSGFQPDVSGWQGDSQSLPGSFSGLGFQPSTQDNPPGGPQGGGGDGSDGGSAAGRATVQCPVCGRQFHGTKRNYLLNRHFQIHTGEKPYQCPHCSHRANRKSNLKMHIESRHGSQVTFYSRTQTPELNLSQDTTLGFLTESITGSQESTSPQQLNPDAYEKSAQAPRQQESSRVHRLSKMTRDHYPGGRDSRLRSHQKMDYCDTSANQVQNSAHEQQESSFSPFSDFLNVRQESLNRDPSSSVTGCEQPGYNH